The Phragmitibacter flavus genome has a segment encoding these proteins:
- a CDS encoding DUF4126 domain-containing protein has product MSILEQLGVALGLASLAGVNLYLTVLLTGLAIRFDVLQLATHYQALDALAHPIVLAVAGVLFVMEFIADKIPWLDTLWDTVHTFIRPLGGILLSLQSLGEMPAYMQVVAGLVAGGAALTTHGVKASSRLLINHSPEPVSNVSVSLAEDAAVVGGVALTLLHPAIGLAVFAGILLLSWLIFPRLLRGAKATWKLAWHKLQMPGRRQPLTSPVELPLHMDATLRDVLLYKGGLSEKEIRATIPCLTGKSKGIRGLIPNLDGLLILTHDLTHLYFTASKGLRIRLFRVPLIGLTAEVESRFLSENLLLETPNVRAILRFPRGSSDLAETVAQILRQAVGTSVPASPQIETDKPIVEEPLSMAPDPVPAPTPAPPEPSIAEETSSSPSPSKSQD; this is encoded by the coding sequence ATGTCCATTCTCGAACAACTCGGCGTCGCCCTCGGACTCGCCTCGCTCGCAGGGGTGAACCTCTACCTCACCGTGCTGCTCACCGGCCTGGCCATCCGTTTTGACGTCCTGCAACTCGCCACTCATTACCAGGCCCTCGACGCCCTCGCCCATCCGATTGTGCTCGCCGTCGCCGGGGTGCTGTTCGTGATGGAATTCATCGCTGACAAAATCCCTTGGCTCGATACGCTCTGGGACACGGTTCACACCTTCATCCGCCCCCTCGGCGGCATCCTCCTCAGTCTCCAATCGCTCGGAGAAATGCCCGCCTACATGCAGGTGGTCGCCGGGCTGGTCGCTGGCGGAGCCGCCCTTACCACCCACGGCGTCAAAGCCAGCTCCCGACTGCTCATCAATCATTCTCCCGAACCCGTGTCCAACGTCTCGGTGAGTCTGGCGGAAGATGCCGCCGTTGTCGGAGGCGTGGCACTCACGCTGCTGCATCCCGCCATCGGACTCGCTGTTTTTGCCGGCATCCTGCTGCTCTCCTGGCTGATCTTTCCCCGACTTCTACGCGGGGCCAAGGCCACCTGGAAACTCGCCTGGCACAAGCTGCAAATGCCCGGTCGTCGCCAGCCGTTGACTTCTCCCGTCGAACTCCCTTTGCACATGGACGCCACCCTGCGCGATGTCCTGCTCTACAAAGGCGGACTCTCCGAAAAGGAAATCCGCGCCACCATTCCGTGCCTCACCGGCAAGAGCAAAGGCATTCGTGGACTCATCCCCAATCTCGACGGCCTGCTCATCCTCACCCACGATCTCACCCACCTTTATTTCACCGCCTCCAAAGGCCTGCGCATCCGGCTCTTTCGGGTGCCCCTCATCGGATTGACCGCTGAAGTCGAATCCCGTTTCCTCAGCGAAAACCTTCTCCTGGAAACCCCGAACGTCCGCGCCATCCTACGTTTCCCGCGCGGTAGCAGCGACCTCGCCGAGACCGTCGCGCAAATCCTCCGCCAAGCAGTGGGAACCTCTGTTCCTGCGTCTCCCCAGATTGAGACAGACAAGCCGATCGTCGAAGAACCGCTGTCGATGGCACCAGATCCTGTTCCGGCCCCAACCCCTGCTCCACCCGAGCCATCCATCGCCGAGGAAACGTCTTCGTCACCTTCGCCTTCCAAATCCCAGGACTGA
- a CDS encoding transglutaminase-like domain-containing protein, giving the protein MLLDSSVTLDYYAQAPVPAIFMLRPRSGWAQWIAREEYLITPMVQVVEFTDLYGNLCQKLVIPEGPFSIATKSRANVPDDIDVDASAEILPVAHLPPDVLHYLLPSRYCQSDQLGDLATSIVGTNPTTYQQVAQIRAWIHAKVTYESGASDSSTSAVDTAQTLRGVCRDFAHLGISLCRSINVPARMVVGFLHELEPMDLHAWFEAYVGGRWFTIDATEDFPKGNRIVVAYGRDAADVAISTIFGSIQFNGMTTTVTAVR; this is encoded by the coding sequence ATGTTACTCGATTCCAGCGTTACCCTCGACTACTACGCACAAGCCCCCGTTCCCGCCATCTTCATGCTGCGTCCTCGCAGCGGCTGGGCGCAATGGATCGCCCGCGAAGAATACCTCATCACTCCCATGGTTCAGGTGGTGGAGTTCACCGATCTCTACGGCAATCTTTGCCAGAAACTGGTGATTCCCGAAGGCCCCTTCAGCATCGCCACCAAAAGCCGCGCCAATGTGCCCGACGACATCGACGTCGACGCCAGCGCCGAGATCCTGCCCGTTGCCCATCTCCCGCCCGATGTGTTACATTACCTGCTTCCCAGCCGCTATTGCCAGTCGGATCAACTGGGTGATCTCGCCACCTCCATCGTTGGCACCAATCCCACCACCTATCAACAGGTCGCCCAAATCCGCGCCTGGATCCATGCCAAGGTTACCTACGAATCCGGTGCCAGCGACTCCAGCACCTCGGCCGTTGACACCGCGCAAACTCTGCGCGGCGTTTGTCGCGATTTCGCCCATCTCGGCATTTCCCTTTGCCGCTCGATCAACGTGCCCGCCCGCATGGTGGTCGGATTCCTTCATGAACTCGAACCCATGGATTTGCACGCCTGGTTCGAAGCTTATGTCGGTGGACGCTGGTTCACCATTGACGCCACCGAAGATTTCCCCAAAGGCAACCGCATCGTGGTCGCTTACGGACGCGATGCCGCCGATGTCGCCATCTCCACCATCTTCGGGTCCATTCAGTTCAACGGGATGACCACCACCGTGACCGCCGTCAGATAA